In a genomic window of Bacteroidota bacterium:
- a CDS encoding CPBP family intramembrane metalloprotease has protein sequence MDTSLLLGNRHPLSQLLIFLGIALLSVSIFSFIPFLLAQPLFGIDALHDQDLFSNHTTPASIALLKFIQLMQSIGLFVVPPLLFSYLYTKQIKGYLQINLTISPLQLVYITIMLVAAMPAINWMGEMNAQLNLPSSLHGLEVWMKKMETEAEALTKVFLQMPNLGILLFNLVLVAIIPAIGEELVFRGVLQKIIAEWTKNKHLGIWISAILFSAMHLQFYGFIPRMLLGALLGYSLVWTGSIWIPILGHFVNNATAVLLTYLEQRGKINTTVESIGTTSETQLIVWFSFAIVFLFSFLLWKSSKVDKQSPVYIHR, from the coding sequence ATGGATACATCACTCCTATTGGGCAATCGCCATCCACTTTCACAGCTGCTCATTTTTTTGGGAATTGCTTTGTTGTCGGTTTCTATTTTTTCATTTATTCCTTTTTTACTTGCTCAACCCTTATTTGGCATCGATGCTTTGCACGATCAAGATTTATTTTCGAACCATACTACTCCGGCTTCCATTGCCTTGCTTAAATTTATTCAACTAATGCAATCAATTGGATTATTTGTGGTTCCGCCCTTGTTGTTTTCATATTTGTATACTAAACAAATAAAAGGTTACCTACAAATAAACCTCACTATTTCTCCACTTCAGCTGGTGTATATAACTATTATGCTAGTGGCTGCAATGCCTGCAATAAATTGGATGGGAGAAATGAATGCTCAATTAAATTTACCTTCTTCTTTGCATGGCTTAGAAGTATGGATGAAAAAAATGGAAACAGAAGCTGAAGCACTTACAAAGGTATTTTTACAAATGCCCAACCTAGGAATTTTGCTTTTTAACTTAGTCTTAGTTGCTATTATTCCGGCAATTGGAGAAGAATTGGTTTTTAGAGGAGTGCTTCAAAAAATAATTGCTGAATGGACAAAAAACAAGCATTTAGGAATTTGGATTTCGGCTATTTTATTTAGTGCTATGCACCTGCAATTTTATGGCTTTATACCACGTATGCTTTTGGGGGCGCTACTTGGTTATTCGCTAGTATGGACTGGTTCTATTTGGATTCCCATTTTGGGACACTTTGTGAACAATGCAACTGCAGTTTTGCTAACTTATTTAGAGCAAAGAGGAAAAATTAACACCACTGTTGAAAGCATTGGAACAACATCAGAAACTCAACTAATTGTGTGGTTTAGTTTTGCAATAGTATTTCTTTTTTCGTTTTTGTTGTGGAAGTCAAGCAAAGTTGATAAGCAAAGTCCGGTATACATTCATCGATAA
- a CDS encoding type I asparaginase has product MANTSSVLLIYTGGTIGMKQDEKSGSLVPFNFAHIKKQVPELEKFDIDLSSISFSPPIDSSNMEPATWVKLAKIIQENYDKYDGFVILHGSDTMAFTASALSFMLENLAKPVILTGSQLPIGVIRTDGKENLITAIEIAAAKEKGKPVVPEVAIYFEYELYRGNRTHKFNSEHFDAFQSPNYPILAEAGVSIKYNYVRIQKPSSLKMKASFDFDTNIAILKIFPGISKNVVDAILSTKGLKAVVLETFGSGNAPNSEWFIDALDAASKRGILIYNVSQCNAGTVKQGAYETSEGLAKIGVVSGKDITTEAAVAKLMYLLGKKLTRKQIEKYLTQSLRGELTE; this is encoded by the coding sequence ATGGCAAACACTTCTTCAGTTTTACTGATTTACACCGGTGGTACCATTGGTATGAAGCAAGATGAGAAAAGCGGATCGTTAGTACCATTTAATTTTGCACACATTAAAAAGCAAGTGCCCGAACTCGAAAAATTTGACATTGATTTGTCGTCAATTTCATTTTCTCCTCCCATCGATTCAAGTAATATGGAGCCGGCAACCTGGGTAAAATTGGCAAAAATTATTCAAGAAAATTACGACAAATACGATGGCTTTGTAATATTGCACGGCTCTGATACCATGGCTTTTACAGCTTCGGCATTAAGTTTTATGCTCGAAAATTTAGCGAAGCCGGTTATATTAACAGGTTCGCAATTGCCCATAGGCGTGATTCGTACCGACGGCAAGGAAAATCTTATAACAGCTATTGAAATTGCAGCTGCTAAAGAAAAGGGAAAGCCGGTTGTACCTGAAGTAGCCATTTATTTTGAATACGAATTATATCGCGGAAACCGCACGCATAAATTTAACTCGGAACATTTCGATGCTTTTCAATCGCCCAATTATCCTATACTTGCGGAAGCAGGAGTAAGTATAAAGTACAATTATGTGCGGATTCAAAAACCATCGTCCTTAAAAATGAAGGCAAGTTTTGATTTTGATACCAACATTGCTATTCTAAAAATTTTTCCGGGTATTTCTAAGAATGTGGTAGATGCTATACTTTCCACAAAAGGGTTAAAAGCAGTTGTGCTTGAAACTTTTGGAAGTGGTAACGCCCCTAATTCCGAATGGTTTATTGATGCGCTAGACGCAGCTTCTAAAAGAGGTATTTTAATTTACAATGTTTCTCAATGCAATGCCGGCACTGTAAAACAAGGTGCTTACGAAACTAGTGAAGGCTTGGCCAAAATAGGAGTGGTGAGTGGCAAAGACATAACTACCGAAGCAGCTGTAGCCAAGCTAATGTATTTGCTGGGAAAGAAACTTACTCGCAAGCAAATTGAAAAGTACCTTACACAATCTTTGCGCGGCGAATTGACCGAATAA
- a CDS encoding TatD family hydrolase: MILVDTHTHLYAEEFDNDRDQMIANAIDSGIQKFYLPNIDTSSIEPMKQLVQKYPANCFAMMGLHPCSVNEKVEQELATIERLLFTEKYVAVGEIGIDLYWDKTFVEQQKQAFRTQINWAIELKLPISIHCRNAFDEIYEIMCEFCEPNKDNALKGIFHCFSGNAEQAKKVIELGFFLGIGGVLTFKNSGLDKVLKEIELEKIVLETDSPYLAPVPHRGKRNESSYIRIIAEKVAEIKNCSLQHVAEITTKNAQLIFGI; the protein is encoded by the coding sequence ATGATTTTAGTTGATACGCATACACACTTATATGCCGAGGAATTTGATAACGACCGCGATCAAATGATTGCCAATGCTATAGATTCGGGTATACAAAAATTTTATCTTCCCAATATTGATACAAGTTCCATTGAACCGATGAAACAATTGGTGCAAAAGTATCCTGCGAATTGTTTTGCCATGATGGGACTGCATCCATGTTCAGTTAATGAAAAGGTGGAACAAGAATTGGCGACTATTGAAAGACTATTGTTCACTGAAAAGTATGTGGCAGTTGGTGAAATAGGAATTGATTTGTATTGGGATAAAACTTTTGTCGAGCAGCAAAAACAAGCATTTCGAACACAAATTAATTGGGCGATAGAGTTAAAATTGCCTATATCGATACATTGCAGAAACGCATTTGATGAGATTTATGAAATTATGTGTGAATTTTGTGAGCCCAATAAAGACAATGCTTTAAAAGGTATTTTTCATTGTTTTAGTGGAAATGCTGAGCAGGCTAAAAAAGTAATCGAATTAGGATTTTTTTTAGGAATAGGAGGAGTGCTAACATTTAAAAATTCAGGATTGGATAAGGTACTGAAAGAAATTGAACTCGAAAAAATTGTTTTAGAAACCGATTCACCTTACCTTGCACCTGTACCACATCGTGGCAAGCGAAACGAAAGTAGTTACATTCGAATAATCGCCGAAAAGGTGGCAGAAATAAAAAATTGTTCGCTTCAGCATGTGGCTGAAATTACTACAAAAAATGCTCAATTAATTTTTGGAATATAA
- a CDS encoding glycosyltransferase family 9 protein, with translation MKKILIIRFSSIGDIVLTSPVARCLKQQLKNVEVHYLCKKSFESIVALNPNIDKVYSIEKSIDEVIPELKKEQYDYIIDLHYNIRSVLVKMKLNRPFSTVRKLNFKKWFLVFFKSRKIRSKHIVDRYLEAAKKTGIVNDNQGLDFFIPAKDEVSLSTLPVSHQKGYIGFVIGAKHFTKRLPKEKIVSICRKITAPIVLLGGKEDKEVAEYVEKEIGSTIYVACGNYSLQQSASLVKQAQKIITHDTGLMHIAAAFKKEIISIWGSTVPEFGMYPYLPKGSTQAKIVEVKNLSCRPCSKIGFTKCPKGHFNCMELIDEKLVLE, from the coding sequence ATGAAAAAAATTCTGATTATTCGTTTTAGTTCTATCGGCGACATTGTGCTTACCTCACCGGTTGCGCGCTGTTTGAAACAGCAATTAAAGAATGTTGAAGTGCATTACTTATGTAAAAAATCTTTTGAATCAATAGTTGCCTTAAATCCCAACATCGATAAAGTATATAGCATTGAAAAAAGTATTGACGAGGTAATACCTGAACTTAAAAAGGAACAGTACGATTACATTATAGACCTTCATTACAATATTCGTAGTGTTTTAGTAAAAATGAAACTAAACCGCCCTTTTTCAACTGTTCGAAAACTAAATTTTAAGAAATGGTTCTTGGTGTTTTTTAAATCGAGAAAAATAAGAAGCAAACACATAGTTGATCGCTATTTAGAAGCTGCTAAAAAAACAGGAATAGTAAATGATAATCAAGGTCTTGATTTTTTTATACCAGCAAAGGATGAAGTTAGTTTGAGTACATTGCCTGTTAGCCATCAAAAAGGATATATTGGTTTTGTTATTGGTGCAAAACACTTTACCAAACGATTGCCAAAAGAAAAAATAGTATCAATTTGCCGCAAAATTACAGCACCCATCGTGTTACTCGGCGGTAAGGAAGATAAGGAAGTTGCTGAGTATGTTGAGAAGGAAATTGGTAGTACTATTTATGTTGCTTGTGGAAATTATTCGTTGCAACAATCGGCATCTTTAGTAAAACAGGCACAAAAGATAATTACCCACGACACAGGATTAATGCACATTGCGGCCGCATTTAAAAAGGAAATAATATCGATTTGGGGAAGTACTGTTCCCGAATTTGGTATGTATCCCTATTTGCCAAAGGGTTCAACACAAGCAAAAATAGTTGAAGTTAAAAATTTGTCGTGCCGACCTTGTTCAAAAATTGGCTTTACCAAATGTCCCAAAGGTCATTTTAACTGCATGGAGCTTATTGATGAAAAGTTGGTTCTAGAATAA
- a CDS encoding acyl-CoA thioesterase, with amino-acid sequence MAKTRTAKETLAVMSEIVLPNDTNTLGNLMGGRLLHLMDICSAISAHRHCRRVVVTASVNNVSFNQPIKLGDIVTIESKVSRAFSTSMEVFIEVSVENHVTGEKVKCNEAIYTFVAVDQLGNPITVPELIPETETEKMRYDAALRRKQLSLILAGRMKPNDATELKALFS; translated from the coding sequence ATGGCAAAAACTAGAACTGCAAAAGAAACCTTGGCCGTAATGTCGGAAATTGTATTACCCAACGATACCAATACACTGGGTAATTTAATGGGAGGTAGGCTTTTGCATTTAATGGATATATGCAGCGCAATTTCTGCGCATCGTCATTGCCGACGAGTAGTTGTAACCGCCTCGGTAAATAATGTTTCGTTTAACCAACCTATAAAGTTAGGTGATATAGTTACTATTGAATCCAAAGTATCACGAGCATTTTCAACTTCCATGGAGGTTTTTATTGAAGTATCAGTTGAAAACCATGTAACCGGAGAAAAAGTTAAATGCAATGAAGCCATTTATACTTTTGTGGCAGTTGATCAATTAGGAAATCCGATTACTGTGCCTGAATTAATTCCTGAAACAGAAACAGAAAAAATGCGCTATGACGCTGCTTTAAGACGTAAGCAATTGAGTTTAATTTTAGCTGGCCGCATGAAACCTAACGATGCTACCGAATTAAAAGCATTGTTTAGTTGA
- a CDS encoding CopD family protein produces MELEYIKALHIIFVICWFAGLFYIVRLFVYFAEAETKPEQEKVILQKQFKIMQRKLWYIITWPSLIGTWVFGLWMAIDMYGFVYPAWLVLKIAFVFGLTLYHLQCGLILSQQKNDVVKYSAFKLRMWNEVSTLFLVAIVFIVVLKSTLNWVYGIIGLILLGILLMLAVKIYRKLRMQKEKS; encoded by the coding sequence ATGGAACTCGAATATATAAAAGCATTGCACATCATATTTGTTATTTGCTGGTTTGCCGGCCTTTTTTACATCGTACGGCTCTTTGTGTATTTTGCTGAAGCCGAGACTAAACCTGAGCAAGAGAAAGTAATTTTGCAAAAGCAATTTAAAATTATGCAGCGAAAGCTCTGGTACATTATTACCTGGCCCTCGCTAATTGGAACCTGGGTATTTGGCTTATGGATGGCGATAGACATGTATGGATTTGTGTACCCCGCTTGGTTGGTTTTAAAAATTGCATTTGTATTTGGGCTCACCTTGTATCATTTGCAATGTGGACTAATACTTAGTCAACAAAAAAACGATGTTGTTAAATACTCTGCATTTAAATTACGCATGTGGAATGAAGTTTCTACCTTATTTTTAGTTGCAATTGTGTTTATTGTTGTGTTGAAAAGTACTCTTAATTGGGTGTATGGAATTATTGGGCTGATTTTACTGGGAATATTGTTAATGCTTGCTGTAAAAATATACCGTAAACTTAGAATGCAAAAAGAAAAGAGTTAG
- a CDS encoding T9SS type A sorting domain-containing protein, with amino-acid sequence MKTNYKRIILLLLVCCFTQSNYAQKISGAEYFWDTDPGKGLATPMAAFDGNFNSIIEQVFANTSALPAVGVHTLNMRMRDQANKWSPTFSTVVDINPASVTKRAIKVTLAECFWDTDPGQGNATAMIAFNGAFDEALETAVKSGITLPSVGIHSMNIRVRDAENHWGPVFTKLVDITPNLVTTRLIKITAGECFWDTDPGQGNGTTLLAYDGAFDEAIESVTKSGIALPSAGVHKFNLRVKDAQNKWSSVFSTIVEITPNLLTVRPIKVVAAEYFFDTDPGPGNATPMLALDGNFNSALESIKGGNIPSPVLSGKHILYLRMKGASGAWGNKFGIVVNMDIDIDNFITNIAGATALCFSTVFNNNYISVAHSGNTYTWTITGGTITSGLGTNSVNVNWSFTGTHKLKLVECNAAGTICSTDSILVSVSPPTNQTVNRFICNGDSLFLQNAWRKTAGTYLDSLLSIGGCDSIVNTNLAFYPSYNLTAATGFCTGQSVIVGGVTISSPGVYTQHFSTVHGCDSTVVTTVTQYPVSIVNTNVNICQGDSIYLQGAYQHNPGTFTDVLISSHGCDSVVISQLFVRQAVSSTAAQSICEGDSIFIGGVYQSIAGVYTDQLTTIYGCDSTVTVTLSLLPSYVDTANAVIFQGDSIYLGGAYQHVSGYYSDTLQTSNGCDSILVTSLSVLIGIGDVKEVSNTPQVYPNPFEQNFKIKTNGKLPYTVFVSDITGRVIYRKEAINQAVFEIDTQEWIPSVYVVHISTTQQHWMNKLVKIH; translated from the coding sequence ATGAAAACAAATTATAAACGCATTATTTTGCTGCTGCTTGTTTGTTGCTTTACGCAAAGCAATTATGCACAAAAAATAAGTGGAGCCGAGTATTTCTGGGATACAGATCCCGGCAAGGGTTTGGCTACTCCTATGGCTGCTTTTGATGGCAACTTTAACAGTATAATAGAGCAAGTGTTTGCTAACACTTCTGCGCTACCTGCTGTGGGTGTGCATACCTTAAATATGCGCATGCGCGATCAAGCAAATAAATGGAGCCCAACCTTTAGTACGGTTGTCGATATTAATCCGGCAAGCGTTACCAAACGTGCCATTAAAGTTACACTCGCTGAATGCTTTTGGGATACCGATCCGGGCCAAGGCAATGCAACTGCAATGATTGCTTTTAACGGAGCTTTTGATGAGGCTTTGGAAACTGCAGTGAAATCTGGTATTACATTACCTTCTGTTGGAATTCACTCCATGAATATTAGGGTGCGCGATGCTGAAAATCATTGGGGTCCTGTATTTACTAAGCTGGTTGATATTACCCCTAATTTGGTAACCACCCGCTTAATAAAAATAACTGCCGGAGAATGTTTTTGGGATACCGATCCGGGTCAAGGAAATGGTACTACTTTATTGGCTTACGATGGAGCCTTTGATGAAGCTATTGAATCCGTTACAAAGTCGGGAATAGCTTTACCTTCAGCTGGGGTGCACAAATTTAACCTTCGCGTGAAAGATGCTCAAAACAAATGGAGCAGTGTATTTAGTACCATCGTTGAAATAACACCAAATTTGTTAACAGTTAGACCAATAAAAGTAGTTGCTGCCGAATATTTTTTTGATACCGATCCAGGTCCTGGAAATGCAACTCCCATGCTTGCTTTGGATGGCAATTTTAATTCAGCTTTAGAAAGTATTAAAGGTGGAAATATTCCTTCTCCTGTACTTAGTGGAAAGCATATATTATACCTTAGAATGAAAGGTGCTTCCGGCGCATGGGGCAATAAATTTGGTATAGTAGTAAACATGGATATCGATATCGATAATTTTATTACCAATATAGCAGGAGCCACAGCTTTGTGTTTCAGCACTGTTTTTAATAACAATTACATATCTGTTGCGCATAGTGGTAATACCTACACCTGGACTATCACCGGTGGAACAATTACTTCGGGGCTAGGCACCAATTCAGTAAATGTGAATTGGTCGTTTACCGGTACTCATAAACTAAAACTGGTTGAGTGCAACGCAGCAGGTACAATTTGCTCAACTGATTCTATTTTAGTTTCTGTATCTCCTCCAACAAACCAAACTGTAAACCGTTTTATTTGTAATGGCGACAGCTTATTTTTACAAAATGCTTGGCGCAAAACAGCAGGAACTTATCTTGATTCGTTGCTGAGTATTGGCGGTTGCGATAGTATTGTGAATACCAATTTAGCATTCTATCCAAGTTATAATTTAACAGCAGCCACCGGCTTTTGCACAGGACAAAGCGTTATTGTTGGAGGTGTTACTATAAGTAGTCCAGGAGTGTATACACAACATTTTTCAACTGTACACGGATGCGACAGCACTGTAGTTACAACGGTTACCCAATATCCCGTTAGTATTGTAAATACAAATGTAAATATTTGCCAGGGCGATAGTATATACTTACAAGGTGCCTATCAACACAATCCGGGAACCTTTACCGATGTGTTGATATCTTCGCATGGTTGCGATAGCGTTGTAATTTCACAGTTATTTGTGAGGCAAGCAGTAAGCTCAACTGCTGCACAAAGTATTTGTGAAGGCGATAGCATTTTTATAGGTGGAGTTTACCAAAGCATTGCCGGAGTTTATACCGACCAGCTTACAACTATTTATGGATGTGATAGTACGGTAACAGTCACCTTATCGCTTTTGCCATCCTATGTTGACACTGCAAATGCGGTTATATTTCAGGGCGATAGTATTTATTTAGGTGGAGCCTATCAACACGTGAGTGGATATTATTCCGATACTTTACAAACAAGCAATGGTTGCGACAGTATACTTGTAACTAGCCTTTCGGTGCTAATTGGAATAGGCGATGTGAAGGAGGTTTCCAATACACCGCAGGTTTATCCGAATCCTTTTGAACAAAATTTCAAAATAAAAACAAACGGAAAACTACCTTACACAGTATTCGTTTCGGATATTACCGGGCGTGTAATTTACCGTAAGGAAGCAATTAACCAAGCTGTATTTGAAATTGATACACAAGAATGGATTCCATCGGTATACGTCGTGCACATTAGCACTACACAACAGCATTGGATGAACAAATTGGTAAAAATTCACTAA
- a CDS encoding DinB family protein has translation MGLKKLIDNYAAFNLWANNHFVTWLQSLDTQLLYQQMPSSFTSIDFTLQHILRTQKYWLAFVCEKDTSTFSWAVFENEVERILEELNTQSEEMHNTISSFSEEQLLAKLILDSPWAKNQLSRYEYILHVINHSTYHRGQIITMARNIGISEHIPATDYNFFNTQLTSK, from the coding sequence ATGGGATTAAAAAAACTAATTGATAACTATGCTGCCTTTAATTTATGGGCAAATAATCACTTTGTTACTTGGTTACAAAGTCTTGATACACAGTTGTTGTATCAACAAATGCCATCTAGTTTTACCAGCATTGATTTTACATTGCAACATATATTGCGTACTCAAAAATATTGGTTGGCGTTTGTTTGCGAAAAGGATACTTCAACTTTTAGCTGGGCTGTATTTGAAAACGAAGTTGAGCGCATTTTAGAAGAATTAAATACTCAATCAGAAGAGATGCATAATACAATTTCTTCTTTTTCTGAAGAACAGCTTCTAGCAAAATTGATACTAGATTCACCCTGGGCAAAAAATCAGCTAAGTCGCTATGAATACATCCTACATGTTATTAACCATAGTACCTATCACCGCGGACAAATAATTACCATGGCCCGAAATATTGGAATTAGCGAACATATTCCGGCAACAGATTACAATTTTTTTAACACCCAATTAACTAGTAAATAG